The Monodelphis domestica isolate mMonDom1 chromosome 5, mMonDom1.pri, whole genome shotgun sequence DNA segment CAACTTTCTTCACTTCGGCAGCACTGGACACCATTGAccgtcttttgcttcttttcctctctagGGCTTTCTTCTGACTCTCCTCTTACCAGAGTGTttcctggatcttcatccagatcaTCCCCATAAACAAACCATTGATGTCCCCAAAGTCACTCTCTTCCCTTTGCCGTCTCTGTTATCTGGCTTGGTGATTTCATCGACTCTCATGGGTGCAATTATCACCTCCAGGCAGCTGATTCCCAGACCTGGCTAGTCTGTCCTCATTCCTCTCCTTGCCAATGGCCTTTTGGACTTCTTGAAAAGGATGTCCTATAGAGATCTCATAGTGAACACGTCTAAAGGAGGACTCCTTATCTTTTCCTTCCAAGCTCTCCCCCTCGTCCTGACTTCCATATTATTACACTGTCCTCCCACTCACTCAGACCCACAACCTGGATGCCATTTTTGGTCCCTCACTTTCACTTTCCCCAAAGTTGATCATTAACATCATTTCTCATAACTGTCCCCTTCTCTACTCTTATATAGCCACCACCCTAGGTGAGACCCTCTTCTAGGCTATTGCAATTGcctgttttttaaacctttacctgccatcttggaagcAGTAGGTGGATGGGCAGTAATAGCCAGAcagtgggagttaaatgacttggccagggtcacacagctaggaagtgtctgagaccacatttgaatccaagatctttCAGCTCCagccctggctttcaatccactgagtcacctagctccccacccctcacccccaccccaacaccattgtcttctttctttttcttttttattcaaagatattttattttcctaaatatgtgtaataacaattttcatcatatgttttcctaaattataagaTCCAGATTGTTTCTCTGCCTTCTCTTGGAGATGTCAAACAatctgatctgggttatacatgtattatcatgtaaaacatgcttccatattggtcgTTGTAAGAgagtactcatataaaaccaaaaccccaaaataaaaccgtaaataaacttatgagaaagatcatATGGTTTGATCTGTATCTGACTCCAACaactctttctctggaagcagatagcattctttgacacaaatccttcagaattgtcccagatcactgtatCTGCAATTATCTTCTATccgttctttctctctccctctctttctctctttctgcctctgtctgtctgtctgtctctcttcccccatccctcCTCCCACTCTCTGCTTGCAGTTCTTTACacctctcccatctccatgcctttgcacagatAACTGATTTCCTGAGACAACTGAGAGCAATGCTTACCTctcaaagaaacagaaaagggatTATTGGAAAGAGATTTTAATTGCTAGCCAGAGAAACCTGAACTGAGACTGTTTTCAGAATGGAAAACCTGGCAGTTAATGGTGAGGGTAAAGATTATTTTCTCAAAGttgaaatattataaataaataattgtctTCATTTTAATGTTTTACCGTGTATATAAATGGGATATCCAGTAATCCCGATGTTTATTTAAGTCTAGGAGGTTGGGAGGAGTGCTAGATATAGAGAGATGTGCAAAAACTCATCTGGAACTTTTGGAGtttcctgttttatttattttattttcctgttgaTTTTAATCCTTAATAAGAGTAtttaagtgacacagtggatagagtgccatatccaaagtcaagatgactcattttcctgagttgaaatctagccacagacactttctaactggatgacttgggcaagtcacttagctctgtttgcctcaggttcctcatctgtaaaattagctggaaaaggaaacagcaaaccattccagtaattttgctaagaaaacctcaaaagtaGTTACAAAATGTCGAATCTTACtcaaatgtctgaacaacaacttTCCTTAATAAACTGAGGATTGAATactagctgtagtgattagagaagaaaaagaaattgaaggtattaaaattggcaaggaggagaccaagttatcactttttgcagatgatatgatggtctacttaaagaatcctagagaatcaaccaaaaagctagtggaaataatcaacaactttagcaaattcgcaggatacaaaataaacccacataagtcatcagcttttctatatatctccaacacatctcagcagcaagaattagaaagagaaattccatttaaaatcaccctagacaatatgacatacttaggaatctatctgctgagacaaacacaggaactataagaacacaactacaaaacactccacagaattaaaactagatctaaacaattggaaaaacatcgactgctgatgggtaggatgagctaacataataaaaatgacaatcctacccaaattaatttacttatttagtgccatacccattgaactaccaaaaaacttttttactgaattagaaaaaaacataacaaagttcatttggaagaacaaaagatcaaggatatccagggaaatcatgaaaaatatacaaaggaaggaggacttgcagtcccagatctcaaactatattataaagcagtggccatcaaaacaatttggtactggctaagagacagaaaggaggattagtgtgatagacttggggtaaatgacctcagcaagatagtctatgataagcccaaagatcccagcttttgggacaaaaatccactctttgataaaaactgctgggaaaattggaagacagtgtgggagagattaggtttagatcaacacctcacaccctacaccaagataaactcagaatgggtgaatgacttgaatataaagaaggaaactataagcaaattaggtgaacacagaatagtatacttgtcagatctttgggaaaggaaagactttaaaaccaagcaaaaactagaaaacaaatcacaaaatgtaaaatcaataattttgattacatcaaattaaaaagcttttgtacaaacaaaacgaatacatccaaaattagaagggaagcaacaaattggggaacaatcttcataacaaaaacctttgacaaaagtctaattactcaaatttataaagagctaaatcaattgtacaaaaaatcaaaccattctccaattgataaatgggcaagggaaatgaagaggcaattttcagataaagaaatcaaaacacacatgaaaaagtgtcctaaatctcttataatcagagagatgcaaatcaaaacaactctgaagtatcacctcgcacctagaagattggctatggaaatggaaatggaaagcaatggaaagtaatgaatgctggaggggatgtggcaaaatcgggacattaatgcattgctggtggagttgtgaattgatccaaccattctggagggcaatttggaactatgcccaaagggctctaaaagactgtctgccctttgatccagccatagcactgctgggtttgtaccccaaagagataattaggaaaaagacacgtacaaaaatattcatagctgtgctctttgtggtggcaaaaaaaattggaaaatgaggggatgaccttcaattgggggaatggctgaacaaagtgtggtatatgttggtgatggaatactattgtgctcaaagcaataataaagtggaggaattccatggagactggaacagctgatgcagagtgagaggagcagaaccaggagaacattgtacacagagactgatacactgtggtacaatcaaatgtaatggacttctccattagtggcaatgcagtgatcctgaacaacttggaggaatctatgagaaagaatactatccacattcagaggaaacactgtgggagtaaaaacaccaaagaaaaacaattgcctgactacatgggttgaggagatatggttggggatgtagactctaaaggaacatccaagtgcaaacatcaacaacatggaaataggttctgatcaaggaaacaaataatacccaatgaaattgtgtgtcggctgcgggaaaggtgggtggagggaagggagggaaatgttgtgattattgtaaccaagtaataatgttctaaattgactagataaattaattcaaattgaaaaaaaaataagctgagGGTTGGGCTCAAGACTGACTTTAGAATTGTTTCcagaacagaaggtaagagtttaaaaaggaaagagagagagagagagagagagagagagggagaaagagagaaagaaagagagagagagaaagaaagagagagagaaagagagagagaaagagagagagaaagagagaaagaaagagagaaagagagaaagaaagagagagagaaagagagaaagagagaaagagagagagaaagagagaaagagagagagaaagaaagacagaaagaaagaaagaaagaaagaaagaaagaaagaaagaaagaaagaaagaaagaaagaaagaaagaaagaaagaaagaaagaaagaaagaaagaaagaaagaaagaaaggaaggaaggaaggaaggaaggaaggaaggaaggaaggaaagaagaaagaaagaaagaaagaaagaaagaaagaaagaaagaaagaaagaaagaaagaaagaaagaaagaaaagaaagaaagaaagaaagaaagaaagaaagaaagaaagaaaggaaggaaggaaggaaggaaggaaggaaggaaggaaggaaggaaggaaggaaggaaggaagggagggagggagggagggagggagggaaggagggaggaatggagggagggagggaggaaggaaggaaggaaggaaggaaggaaggaaggaaggaaaggagggagggaggaaggaaggaaggaaggaaggaaggaaggaaggaaggaaggaaggaaggaaggaaggaaggaaggaaggaaggaaggaaggaaggaagggaggaaggaagggaggaaggaaggaaggaaggaaggaaggaaggaaggaaggaaggaaggaaggaaggaaggaaggaaggaaggaaggaaggaagggagggagggagggagggaggaaggaaagaaacaaacaaacaaacaaacaaacaaaaggaacataaagagaagggaagatgggCTGTGGAGAGGCAAAGTCCAGGGTCCTATTCCAACTCCCTGAGTTGCCTGCCTATTACTTAGGTCCTTCCTAGCCTATCTTCTCTAGAATTTCTTGCCTCTTGCTTCTGCcagtttcttttcttccctgaGTTTTTGGTAGTGCCAGGAAGGGGGTACCAGCCCTTGATGCCCTGTAGGAACTGGAGCCTTACCCTTCTGACAGGATGGGGATGGAGCCTTGGTGAGGTGGATTTTGGGGACCCGTGTCTTAGAGCTACCACCATTCCTAGCCAGCAGCCAATCTGGGCAAAGGCTCAATACCCCTGAAGGGCTCTGATGTGGAACTAGAGCCTGATGGCCAGAAGGAGGCTGAGAGACACTTGGGGTTTGGGGTCGAGGGGGTACTGTGCCCTGGAGCTCAGGCACAGATGGACGAAGCATGCCCAGTTCAGGTGGGAGGTCTGGGCATAGAGTGTGGCAGGCAGTGATGATGAATGGGCTGGCTAGACTTGTAGTTACTCTCACCAGGTGATCCAGGACACCACCCTCCTGGGGAGGCTGGGGGAAGGAGACACTGAAGGCACTCTGGAGTCTCTCCAAGAAAGATGGAGTGATCGGGTTCTGGGCCTGTGCCACAAGTCCAGCTAGGGCCGGCCATTCGAGCCGAAAATGCCTACTGAGCTGCTCGATCCGGGGGTGCTTGGCCAGCTGATGGATTCTTATCACAGTCTCAAAGTTATCCGTCAGGGCTGCCCATTCCAAAGCTGTCTTCTTCCGAGCCGGGTCCACGGCTGTCAGGTCAGCTcctgaggaaaggagagaagagtttCTCCAAACAAAAAGCTTTGAGGTTAGACTTCAGAATCCAGAAGAGAGTGGGTGGTTTTAGGATCATGGAATTCAGAGACATTGgaaatcatctagcccaacccatttattttgcatatgaggaaactgaagtctagagCATCTCTTTATAAGAGACATTCTCTTCTATTCCTCCTCCCACTCTAATCCCGGAGGAGCTGAGATTAGACTTCAGAAAACTGACTGGGATTTAGAATGAGTGTGTCCCTGGCAATCTCTTAGCAGgagagagccccccccccccctcgcaATCTGTCCTCTTTCCTTAATATATTATGCCACAGCAAAGGAGGGGATGAGATTCGGTTGGGCTTCCCAAAGTAGGAAGCCATTCTCAGAGGTAGATGGACTTTGAGGGGCTTCCCCAGATCCCCTGTCCTTTCCCTCTGCTCCAGAGCATTGTATGTCCTAGATAGGAATAAACTGGCTGAAGCTCCCTCACATCCCAATGTGGTTATAGCTCTGTACTCCCTGTCTGTTTCCCTCTCCCTCGGGGTGAGTAGCATGAGATCCCAAAGAATGAAATTAGGGAAGGGGCTTGGAGACTGCTTCTAAATACCATTTTTGGCTAGGCAGCCTCTAAAATCCTTTCAAGCTCTAAATTGGTTGCATGTTCCTACCCTAAAAACCAAGTctaggaacagctaggtggctcggtggattaaGAGCCACGACTAAAGAAAGATGAGATGTCCTGCATTCAAAGTTGACTTCAGGCAcgccctagctgtgtgaccttgggcaagtcactaacccccattgccgagACCGAACTTCTGCCGTAGAACCAAcatatagttttgattctaagacagaggtaaggatttaaaaaacaaacaaaaaaacccggAGAAAGAGGATGACGTTTCTGAGCGTGGCCACAAGGGGGAAGCACCTACCCAGGGAAACAGAACAAGCTCGCCTTGGAGTTTCTGACTATCGACGCCCTAGACCCTGTTTCTTTGGATCCGTGGCTGCTGTCGCCCTGTGGGAGGCTCCGTGGgaccttttttcctttcagaagGAATCTCAAGCCTCTTCGGGGCTCTGCCTGCTCCCTTTCACTGATTTCTTTATCAGGACATGCATTCCGAGTCTAATCTCAGCCCTCTGTCACGACTGAGGACCAAAGCGTCCCCCTCCACCAAGAAGCCCTCTCAGGACTCTCCAGCCTCAACTCCAAGCTCAGCTGGATGAGCCCCCATTCCTCCCCAGCCCGGTGCTAACATCTAGAGCTATCCCTCGCTGATTCGTGCTTCTCCGCCTTTATCCTACTGGCGTGGCCCTTCCCGAGGAATTGGGTGACTCAGAGCGgggtctcctcctcccttcctggcAAACCTGGGGAGGGACCGAAAGGTGCGCAGCCCGTCAGGGCAGCCCCACCCACCTGCCATGAGAAGGGCAGCCACACATTCTGGGCGACCCTGCACCGCAGCCTTCATCAAAGCCGTCAGACCTCGGCTGTCCCTCTGGTCGAGCTCCAGGCCAGGGTAGTAATTCAGCAGGTAATTCACCAGGGTGACGTGTCCTGGAGGGGCACAGTCAGACAACAGCCAGGGCTTTCTCGAGCATCCTCGTAAGCTCCAGGGAACGGACCCTGAGgactgggggagaggggaaggggagaagccTGGCTTCTCTGTCCCCAAGGAATCCCCTCAAAAGCGAAACCACCAAGTTCCCACTCCCCTCACTCTACTCAGCAAAGGAAAACTGCTTCCCCCTGTGCCTAGGCATAAGGAGGGAGAGGTACTGGGCTTAAAGCAGGGGTTTTTAACCCAGGGTCTGGGATTTTGTCAATGTTTTCATGGAACTGGCTTCCTTTGAACGTGGACCTTTTTCTGCCTTTCAAAGCATTTCTCTAAGGGAAAAGTCCATAAACTTCACTAGATTGCCAGAGGGGTCCAGAGCATGAAAATGATTAAAGATAATGTTGGAGTTATAAGGGACCTCTAAGGTTAGGTATTCCACATTctctttaattttacaaatgaagaaaccaaggccttGAGGAGGAAAATGAcctatccaagatcacacaattatTACATGTGAGCTGGGATTCAAAGCTAGGTGTTTTGAGTCTAGATTCATTCTCTTTACAAGGTCTACtcagagaacttggattcaaatattaGCTGTCCATTACTATCTGAGTGACTTTGGACCCTTAATCCCTCTGGGCTGAGACCCAGTTTCCCCTGATGATCTTCCTCTGACACTGATCCCTGAACAAGTAATTTGAATTTTCATtaatgtctcagtttccccatttctcATATGAAGAGTTGAACTGGATGAATTCTAAGATCTCTCCTAGCCCTAAATCAATGATGCCAAGAGATCTGATTCCTCTGACACTGACATCTGGGCAGAATATTTTCCCCTCTCAAAGCTGGggtttcctattttcttttacgCCTGCCCTAGAGCCCTGGAGTAGAGAAGATTGTTGTCACAGagtactctgaatgtgaatgggggaAAGAAGAACGAGACCCTTGAGCTGGCAGGGGCCACAGAGCCTGGGCTGCAAGAAGGCTGGGTGTGTGAAGAGGATGCTCCCAGGGCGGAAATGTCCTATATTCTGTGTGTGAAGTTGTTCTGAGTTTGGCTAAGAGGATTTCAGAATCTTGAAGTGGCTGCATGTAGAGGTGAGTCTAGGGAGGGCTGGGAGGGCTCAGGGAAGATGCCACAGTGTTCAATTCTGAATGACCAAATGGGGCTGCAACTGGGGTTTGGTTCCATGCGGTCAACTCCGGTTGCAAAAATTCCTCCTgccggacattaattcattgctggtggagctgtgaactgatccaaccattctggagggcaatttggaactatgcccaaagggcgacaaaagaatatctaccctttgacccagccacagcactgctgggtctgtaccccaaagagataatggacacaaagacttgtacaagaatattcatagctgcactctttgtggtggcccaaaactggaaaacgaggggatgcccatcaattggggaatggctgaacaaactgtggtatatgttggtgatggagtactattgtgctcaaaggaataataaagtggaggaattccatggagactggaacgacctccaggaagtgatgcagagcgagaggagcagaaccaggagaacaatgtacacagagactgataccctgtggtataatcgaacataatggacttctccattagtggcggtgtaatgtccctgaacaactttcagggatccaggagaaaaaaacaccattcataagcagaggataaactgtgggagtggaaacaccgaggaaaagcaactgccagaatacagcggttgaggggacatgacagaggagagactctaaatgaacactctaatgcaaatactatcaacaaagcaatgggttcaaatcaagaaaacatgtaatgcccagtggacttatgcgtcggctatgggggggatgggggggaggaaaagaaaatgatctttgtctttattgaataatgcttggaaatgatcaaataaaatatatttttaaaaaaattcctcctGCCAAGCAAGTCTGGAACTCATCTGCTATAGGTAATCTTAGAGAGATACCTAGGGGTGCTAAAAAGGTAAAAGACACACTTGCACTCGCACAGCTATTGTGGGGtttatttttgttgaattttctttttaaaacccttacattctgccttaCAATCAGTATggaatactggttccaaggcagaagagtggtaagggctagctatTGTCAGGAAGTgtttaaagtcagatttgaacccaggtcctctggactccagaactgatgtcctagccactgagccacctaactgcctctgtcATGTGTTATAAGAAGAACACATCCCAGGTCTGTCAGACTATGAggtctctctctatccatctgcCAGGCTGctatgccatatatatatatagtatacctCAGTAAGCTTCTTGGCATTTAcatactatatgtgtgtgtgtacacatgcgTGTGCTATATATACTAAACTCCTTAaggtatatatgtaacatatactataatataataagCATTCTATATTTTGATAGATAAATAATATAGTTCAGTAAGCTCCTTGCTATATACATGGCAGATGTAGATGTAGCTatatagatggataaatggatagaggGATGGGTGGACAGTTGGATAGATATACTCTTCAGTAAGCCCCTTGAGGCCAGGAATTgctcctttgtttgtttgtttgtttgttttagggagctttctgtttgttttttgccCCTGCATCTTCGTAGTCAGTCAATAGCTGATAGACACTTATTATGTGTCACTTAGgtgccagtcactgtgccaaATGCTGAGGCTACAAAGACACGAAGGTAAGTGCTGCTCTCTAGGAGCTCACAAGGTGATGAGGAAGATAATATGCAAAGTGTTGTACAAATGTTctttacaggataaatgggagataatcaACTGAAAGAAGACACCAGAATGAAGAGGTCTCAGAAAAGGCTTTTTGTAGACTCATATCACTGCAAGGacctgggtagttcagtgaatagagaaccttGCCTGGAGTCAGACAGATCTGAGTACAAATTCAGTGTCAGagacttactagatatgtgatcctgtCCTCTGACCTCagtgtcctcaactgtaaaatgagaataatggtaGTACCTCCCAGAgttttttgaggatcaaatgagacaataattgtaaagtacctggcacacagtcagcattacataaatgctagctattgttatgcattattattactatcattattatcGAACACAGGGCGTTCCAAAAGTCTTGATGCAATTTTAACCTTTAATAGCTCAAACTGACCTTTGGGACATCCCATGCAGTAGAATTAGACTGAATAAGACAAGGAGTGTGAGTATTacttctcccattttacagatgagaaaactgagatccagagaaatgATGGAGATCCTTTgtagtcacacagcaaataagtgtcagagcctgggtttgaatccacagttcctgactctaagtccaatcCTTTTTCAGCTACACTAGGATTGAGAAAATGTTCAGCCTTTTGCCTCCCTGCTACATTCCCctctgccttccctccctccacctccttGCTCTCCCACCTGCCTGGGCAGCCAGCATGAGGGCTGTGTCCCCTTCTTTGTCCTGGTGATTGACATCGAGAAAGGGGCAGTGACTGAGCAGGACCACGATGCTGCCAAAGCCCCTATAGCAGGCGACCATGAGACCTGTCTGAGGAAAGGGCACCACTCAGCAGAAAGGGCACAAgctccttccccatcccctcttCCAGACCTCCGGCTCTTGGTTCCCTCCCCAAGAAGCCCTTCTCATCCTTTTCAGCCTCGAGCCCCAGCCAGCCTAGCATGTGCAGCATCTTTCCCTggttcccctctcctccccccccccccagaacccCTGCTTCTGCACATCTTTGACCCAGTGCCTGTCCTTGTCCTGAGAGGGTTCCCCTCAGCTGATCACTCCATGCCCTAGATTAGCTTCCCAAGGGGCCAAAGCACAAAAGCCATTATCCCTAACCCCATCCTCCCCTCATTCTCCTCAGGCCCCCTGGGGGACTCAGTCTTTCTAGTCTCTGGAGTCAGGGACAGGAGTGGTCTACACGGTCAACCCCTCTTGGCTGGCCCTCTGTGGAGGCCCACCTTGTTACTGCTGCCCATTTCCTCTCGTTCCCAGACCAGGGCTGGGCGGGGGGGAGCTGGTTTGCTTACCCTTCCATTTTTGTCCACCTGGGTGGCCTCTTCAGGGCTGACCCCCCTATTGAGAGTTGCTTGGAGTTTGGCGGGGTCATTGTGGACACAAGCCCAGTAGAGAGGCCCCAGCTCACTGCttggggaagggttttcaggggGAGTGGGGTCCTTGTCATGGAGTTGCACAGAATCTTTGGACAGTTCACTGCACATGGCTGCCCCTTCCCACTCTGCCTCTCCCTTTCTGAGCCTTAGGTTGTGGGGTTTGCCGTCTGTTATGGCCCCCTCCTCACCCAGGAAGCCATCTGAAATACAAACAGATgctgagtgagtgagtgtgtgtgtgtgtgtgagtgtgtgtgtgtgtgagtgtgtgtgtgtgagtgtgtgagtgtgtgagtgtgtgtgtgtgtgagtgtgtgtgtgtgagtgtgtgtgagtgtgtgtgagtgtgagtgtgagtgtgtgtgtgagtgtgtgtgtgtgctcagaGAGTGAAGGGTGGTTCTGGCTGCAGAAggcctccctcccactcccctctcCCAGTTGGATACCAGGTGTGAGTGGGCACAGGCTAGAGGTGTTATTTCACCCTCCACCCCCATCTCCATTCCACACACACAGGATGGAGGTATGAGGGAAACAATGACAATGCCCCTTCTTTGTCCCTAGAAGGAAAGCTAGCTGGAGCAGGAGGGAGGTTTGACCCATAACCCTGAGAGGCTCAAGAAATCTCCAAGTGGCCATTTAGTCAGAGGCTTGGGAGCACCAGGGCGAGAGCCTTGGGAAAACTATGGAAGAGGCACAGGGTGGAGCTACTCAAAGAAGCTCccaagaaccccccccccaattcccacAATAAACTCACCCAGCAGACTCGTCACCCTTGAACTCCTTCCTAGTGATCAGCACTGGTCAGCAGCACAGACTAGTCGTAGCAGATGGCAAGGGCTTAAGGAAATTGTCCTGAGAATAACTCCCAGTGTCTGAGCTAGATCAAGACTGGGTTAGCCAGGGATTGAGAGGATGAGTGTGGGTAAAGCTAGGGAGAGACAAAGTGAAGAGGACAGTCACACAGGGCTGCTCTTGGCACTGGACAGGCTACAAAGACAAGTTCCCTCGATCCCAGAGCCCTTCCCCCCATGGAGaaggtttttccttctcctttgggaggaaagaggagaatgtcTTGGTGGCATCAATCTCTGCCATGATCTTAGTAAACTCCCAagcctaaaagaaagaaaagatctatAACAATTTCAGCCGTAATTCTGGCAAATTCTGGCATTTTCCTTGTCCAGTGAATTTGCTGGGAGAAACTAAGgattccgccccccccccccacctaccTGCCCACCCAAATTCATACATCTATGAAGTGGTGAGGAATGAGAAGAGCCTAGGGACCAAGGGTTAAAGTGAGGGTGggatgagaaggagaagaagagagagcttAGGAAATGAAAGAAGGAGTGAAGGATGCTGagcaaaggagggaaggaagctcTTGGAACGGGGGAAGGAATGCAGGATGATTggcagaaggaaagaagggaacaaaGCTCAGGAGCAAGGGAGGGAATGAAAAAGAGTGGTGCCAAGAGGGGAGCTCAGGGAACAGTGGAGgcaggtggtgggagggtggctGCATAGTACCCTTCAGAGAGCAGGCTGAATCATGGGGTGACTGCTGTCATCTG contains these protein-coding regions:
- the ANKRD33 gene encoding photoreceptor ankyrin repeat protein, which translates into the protein MVACYRGFGSIVVLLSHCPFLDVNHQDKEGDTALMLAAQAGHVTLVNYLLNYYPGLELDQRDSRGLTALMKAAVQGRPECVAALLMAGADLTAVDPARKKTALEWAALTDNFETVIRIHQLAKHPRIEQLSRHFRLEWPALAGLVAQAQNPITPSFLERLQSAFSVSFPQPPQEGGVLDHLVRVTTSLASPFIITACHTLCPDLPPELGMLRPSVPELQGTVPPRPQTPSVSQPPSGHQALVPHQSPSGVLSLCPDWLLARNGGSSKTRVPKIHLTKAPSPSCQKGKAPVPTGHQGLVPPSWHYQKLREEKKLAEARGKKF